The following DNA comes from Meles meles chromosome 8, mMelMel3.1 paternal haplotype, whole genome shotgun sequence.
taatcaaTTTTACCAATTAGGAAAGCCACACGAGTTAAAGTGTCTTCACACAAAAGCACTTTGTCCTGAGAGTTAGTAcgttaaattttaaattctgcaCAAAGTTAGTCTCTGGCATATTTAGATACCTATCTACATTCTTTACTTTTACTAAAAAATACTTAGAACATATTTCTCAAGGGTTCATATCAATTGGATCAAATTATTGTCATTGAGGACATTTTGTTCTACTGtatagaacagaaaataaaatttaaatgggcAGTATAAATTGCCAATAGTTAACATTAAATTAACAAGCTATACccctgatggaaaaaaaaaaaaatatatatatatatatatatatatatatatatatatatatatatatcttccctGAATCAGGAACGTCACTGAATCAGGGATTTTTAGGGAGAATATATCTAAGAAAAGATTTATACCaactttttttaatacaaaaagacATAGTTTTCCCAACAAAATTCATGACGCCAATTCCAAGGCTCCATTCCTCCATCAGAACTTAGTAAGCCTAGTTCTTCTGGTGTTGTCTCAAAGTCAGCAATAAAGGGACTGGGgtctaattttatttcattttctgtagaAACTGGTGTAAGCCACACTGatttcctaaaacaaacaaacaaaaaacaaaaaacaggagcaGATATTGTTGGCATACTTGGCACCTGGTCTCCCTGAGTCTATACTTGAGTCCAAGTGACTAAGTTATTTTTACCCCTGTGGCCATTTTCAGTATAGTGATTTAAGGATGTGGCACAGTGCCCAGATCCTCTGGAGAACAGATGATTTGAAATTCTTGTTTTAGTCAAGAACCAAAGGGCCAGGAAAATGGATTCAGGCAAGTGGATCCTAAGAATAGTAAGTAAAAGCTGTCAGAGCTTAATCTGACCCAGTGTAGTGGTGgcacagggtgtgtgtgtgtatgtgtgtgtgtgtagcagtAAAAACGTATGCTGTAACACCAGTAAGCTAACTGTATATCCTTTTTGGCCTAGTTTCACTTTTTCCTAAGGAAGATGAGCTGCAAACAACACAAAAATCACTATTGAAGCAGAAATGCTGGTGTTATCATTACTGATCAGCTAGCCTATGGAGAACCAATAGCTCCAGAGCAttatttcagaacatttcataTTACTGTAAGCACTGGCTGATATATAGGAATGaaaaagtgtgtgtgcatgtgtatttctCTACAGAATCAAATGTTAGTGTCAGCTACTTCCCAGAGTGTCACTAAGTTCCTCAGCCTTTCagctggtggctcagtcttttcAGCGTCCGACTATTGATTTTatctcgggtcttgatctcagggttgtgagttcaagccctgcactgggctccacattgggtatggagtctacttaaaaagaTTCTCCCCTGCAAAAGATACTGCACATTTGCTCTGAGTTCTACCTTATTTTTTATGTCAACTATTTTCACATATTAAACAAGGATAAAATTTTTTCCAAGATTTGTAACTGATAACACTCAATGTAAATACTACAGTGACAAGATTTGTAACTTGTGACGTTCAATGTAAATATTAAAGTGTTTCATTATACACCATTTTACTTGGTCTCAAAGTTCATGTGGGGTCCCTTTGGGATTCAATGTCTCAGTTCCACAGACCTGCAAGCACAATGCATTTAATGATTAGGTTGATAAACCTTTCCTTTCATGTATTCCATGAGTTAGTATTAAAATGAAGAACTTATGTTCCCTTCTATTAACATGGAATTAAACCATGAGATATATTAAAGTATTAGGAAGGAGGAGACACCGAAATATAGTATCAGGCTTGATTCTTCCGTTTATTAAGGCGACTGAGTAATGAGTCTTCTTTGCGGTTCAGTTATTACAAAATAACCTCATTATACTagaatgtatataaaaaaataaaagtattaagtATTTTTAGAGAGGCTACTTTCACATTTGGACATATGGTTATGGGTGAATCAAGTCTAAAGTTCATGCTTCTGCAGAAGTATCTTAAGTAAATGGGAAGCAGATACATCTCAAAGGAGGCTGGTCTATTGGACTCACCTAGAGGCAGAACACTCCAAAGGGATcttctgagggtcacaatgtagATTCCGAGGGTTAAAGTATATCTCAGTTTGGAAAAGGAGAGTATCCTCTGAAACAACCTAGGAGAGCACAAAGGTTAAATAGAAGGTACTTCTAGTAACAGGGGAGGCATACACACGTCTTGAGTAGGAGGTAGAAAACATTTACGATCTCAAAGTTGGCTACGGTCACCATGGTCTGACAACCCACTGGGACAAAAGAGGAGTATTATCTGTAAGAGCGTATTTAAAGtgcctgggggaaaaaaatcttaatagtaCATGGAAGCAAACCTAAACTGCCAATGAAAGCCATCTTTATGACTCATTAATGGAAAGATTTCCAACAGTTCTCTCAAAAAGGAGGATTTGGAGGTCGAATAACAGAGTGGTTTAAAGTATAAGCTTTGAAGGGTAATCATCCTGGTTTGGTGTCTATACTACCATTAACCAGCTTTACACCCTGGACACATTGTAAAAGTGTCTTCTAGAGCTTCCTTCCATTCTCTCATTTCTAATAGAGCCAACACCTTATTTGTAGGTGACTATTACAGTTAGTCACTGGACAAAATATCTTTGTAGTATGAATATAACCTGTTCGAGTATGAGAATCTGTGAAAAGATAATATTCCAGGATAATAATACAGTTGAAGATTTATGCCTAGAAGAATACGTGAGAGACTTTATCCCAGTGAAAATCTACTTGCTGTATAGACACATCCTCAAAGCACAGGCAACTCAAATGATCCAATGAATAGGATATACCTTTCCAGGAACTGTGACCTTTCCCATTAGGAGCatcaaaaggaatttaaaattgtCTGCTAAGCTTTAGTAAAATACAAGCATAGCCTAGGAACAACTTAAAATTGGTTTCCTAACCAGTCTGGAATTGCGTGTTCTCAGGTCCTATGCACACAGACGTCCCAAGGTCCAGTGAATGATAAGTAAGGAACTGTGTTTTTGTCACCCATAAATTATGATAACTAGAAGCAAAATTtgctcttaaaacaaaacaagaaagacaaTAATTTTAGTGCCAGGTATAAAGATCTAAAAAACTATttagaagttatttttataaataatcacGAGTCTCACCTTTATCCTGATCCCACAGTCATATACAGGGTATATAAAATCATATGCATATGTTTGTATCCGAGTCACAGGGCAACCTGATCCCAGATATAATTCATCAGCAAATATATACAGATTGCTGCTGTACCCACACGGGCTAACCGAGATCATCAACCAGTCCATAGAACAACTTACTTTCACTGCGGAAagaatcataagagaaaatatcagATACATATTTATCTCAGGGAAGAATTCAAAGAATATTCAGCTACGCCGTCTGTGATTAACTAAaaggtatttctttctctgacataatCAAGGCTTAAAGAACAACATATAAAAGTTTCACATCACCATTAGTTTCCAAAATATCTGCATCATTATATCCTCAACTAACTAGACTTCAGTTATTTCACAGGGAAGAAAATCGACacataagaataagaaaatgacaaTCTTCTAGCCCCCTGcctcctcttaaaaaaaattagattccaAAGAGGATGGTCTACCTAGGGCTAAACATAGGGACAGAAGTAAAATGCAATGCATTCGAATAGAAGGGACATATTCCCAGGAATGCtttttggagaggaagaagaaaaagaaaaagagtgggaGAGTACGATCCATATCTGGAGCAACCAGAACCAGAGACAATCAGAGCCATAGAGAAAAGGCTCTGAAGAGAGAAAGTCCACTGAAGAGAGAAAATCAGTCCTTTAAGAATAATCCCTATTTCTAATGGATTCATGTATCCTGTGGAAGTAAAATTGTGCTGGATTCTGACCAAGTATGCCAGATGGACATTAACCACAGTTTCTAACATGACACTGAGTAAGCCATTCATGTGTCAGAGGGACTAATTGTCTAATATCTCCGTTCCTGTAGGATTGGTGCTCACTTACATGTCCATTACgaattaataataaaaagccagaattcacaaagaaaagagtAGCTAGAGGTTCAAACCTTGACTAGGAAAGCTCCTAAAAGAGTAATAGAGACCTTGGAACACATCCAGGATATTCTTAAACGCTTTTAGAATCTAAATCTTCCCGGCATGAAAAAACATTCCTATGTCACAAGCAAGAGATTCCAACATTATTTAAGCCTGTAAGTTCTTGGTCTTTACAGATAAATCatcaagaaagtaagaaaattcaAGGAGATGTTTTGAGGGAAAAAGTAGCATTGGAGAAGGCAGGTGATCTACATCAGTTATAGTAAGCTCCAAATGGCT
Coding sequences within:
- the LOC123948554 gene encoding oocyte-secreted protein 2-like encodes the protein MKFSVALGVWTLLAALIWPCAESICVKVSCSMDWLMISVSPCGYSSNLYIFADELYLGSGCPVTRIQTYAYDFIYPVYDCGIRIKVVSEDTLLFQTEIYFNPRNLHCDPQKIPLECSASRKSVWLTPVSTENEIKLDPSPFIADFETTPEELGLLSSDGGMEPWNWRHEFCWENYVFLY